A genomic region of Vitis vinifera cultivar Pinot Noir 40024 chromosome 7, ASM3070453v1 contains the following coding sequences:
- the LOC100247367 gene encoding protein HESO1 isoform X4: MDMFSAGSDLDLSINFGNYEVEVSRAKRIQTLRKFEKKLKALQRIGHVSNVILITGARVPILKITDRGTGIECDISVENRDGIAKSRIIRMVSSIDHRFQKLSFLMKAWAKAHDINSSKEHTLNSLSIILLVAFHLQTRDPPILPPFSVILKDGSDMETVTKNVINFLGYGEVNKESLAELFVTLLLKLQSIETLWSKGLCASIYDGSWIYKTWDSGVGCINVEDFTDRSQNVARAVATKQVTKIYKCIHHSLHWISVFMNGRMEGPKLRRRLFGQDHVPKPLSGPGQLPVPEDGGKSLDENAASALTQDDFIQTKKPRLMDGWAGQKHDSVELASNVAWPSTQHLVYQAHQFAPGPPQLPFSPLQNPVCFAGSQSLNVMPPMPSMGPMHGWGGQQHAPGAATSTAAGPFAIPFAYQVLQAALGLPQLLDVPLQQPASAPLQTMLHSHGLQGSTTTVPRPSAELPYARHN; the protein is encoded by the exons GGATAGGGCATGTGTCCAATGTTATCTTAATCACAGGTGCCAGGgtgccaattttgaaaattactgATCGTGGCACTGGAATTGAATGTGATATATCTGTCGAGAACAGGGATGGAATTGCAAAATCCCGTATTATCCGCATGGTCTCTTCAATTGATCATAGATTTCAGAAGCTAAGTTTTTTG ATGAAAGCTTGGGCAAAAGCACATGACATTAACAGTTCCAAAGAACATACCCTGAACTCTTTATCCATTATCTTGTTGGTTGCTTTCCATCTGCAg ACTCGAGATCCACCTATATTACCTCCATTCTCTGTCATACTTAAAG ATGGATCTGATATGGAAACTGTTACAAAGAATGTCATTAATTTCTTGGGTTATGGGGAAGTGAATAAAGAATCACTTGCTGAGCTCTTTGTTACATTATTACTCAAG CTTCAATCAATTGAAACACTTTGGTCCAAAGGCCTCTGTGCCAGTATATATGATGGATCTTGGATATATAAAACATGGGATTCTGGTGTTGGTTGTATTAAT GTTGAGGATTTCACTGACCGGTCCCAGAATGTTGCAAGGGCTGTTGCAACGAAACAAGTGACTAAGATCTACAAGTGCATCCATCATTCTCTTCATTGGATTTCAGTCTTCATGAATGGCCGGATGGAAGGACCCAAGTTAAGGCGGCGTTTGTTTGGTCAAGACCATGTACCTAAACCTCTGTCTGGTCCAGGTCAATTACCTGTTCCAGAGGATGGAGGTAAAAGTCTTGATGAAAATGCAGCGAGTGCCCTGACCCAAGATGACTTTATTCAGACGAAGAAGCCACGATTAATGGATGGTTGGGCAGGACAGAAGCATGATTCTGTTGAGCTTGCAAGCAATGTAGCTTGGCCTTCTACACAACATTTGGTTTATCAAGCTCATCAGTTTGCTCCGGGTCCACCTCAACTTCCCTTCAGTCCTCTGCAGAACCCAGTATGTTTTGCTGGGTCACAGAGTTTGAATGTGATGCCTCCAATGCCTTCCATGGGGCCAATGCATGGCTGGGGAGGACAGCAGCATGCTCCTGGTGCAGCTACAAGCACTGCAGCTGGGCCTTTTGCTATACCCTTTGCTTATCAAGTGCTTCAGGCTGCTCTTGGTTTGCCTCAACTCCTTGATGTTCCTCTTCAACAACCGGCATCTGCTCCTCTGCAGACCATGCTACATTCCCATGGGCTACAGGGTTCAACGACAACAGTCCCAAGGCCTTCTGCTGAGCTACCTTATGCGCGACACAACTGA